One Tachypleus tridentatus isolate NWPU-2018 chromosome 3, ASM421037v1, whole genome shotgun sequence DNA window includes the following coding sequences:
- the LOC143247275 gene encoding uncharacterized protein LOC143247275, which translates to MLGRHLNLDMWILLWLVWASHESSDQKFMLACADQELFTRLAPLQFSCSDKILGGYYADVESSCHVFHFCGPGYKGGVADYVFCCHPDLVFDQKFLVCDRPDTVVCDRSVFYYSLQFRDVRSVTELGYERSEKATSTTAQRTGNYGSDVEQSTRINSSVPTVTKSLKLVNLLDIGDPKIITSSNITVTTEVLSKKLANILTAVDTSETTTVLSKVQTIRHNSGKRDSQWPRTLAITFNIETTSFEPVTSLSKYTESV; encoded by the exons ATGCTGGGAAGACATCTAAATTTAG ATATGTGGATTCTGCTATGGCTTGTCTGGGCATCACATGAG TCAAGTGATCAGAAATTTATGCTGGCTTGTGCAGACCAGGAACTATTTACGAGACTTGCtccacttcagttttcttgctcaGACAAAATCCTCGGAGGATATTATGCTGATGTTGAGAGTTCATGTCACGTGTTTCACTTCTGTGGTCCGGGCTACAAAGGCGGAGTAGCTGATTATGTATTTTGCTGTCACCCCGACCTGGTGTTCGACCAGAAGTTCCTGGTGTGTGACAGACCCGACACTGTGGTCTGTGATAggtctgttttttattatagccTGCAGTTCCGAGATGTACGATCTGTGACAGAGCTAGGATATGAAAGATCTGAGAAGGCCACTTCAACAACAGCACAGAGAACTGGTAACTATGGTAGTGATGTTGAACAATCGACGAGAATCAATTCTTCAGTGCCTACGGTgacaaaatctttaaaattagTGAATCTGTTAGACATTGGTGATCCCAAAATAATTACATCTTCTAATATTACAGTCACAACAGAGGTACTATCAAAAAAATTGGCAAACATTTTGACAGCAGTGGATACTTCTGAAACTACTACAGTTTTATCAAAGGTGCAGACTATTCGTCACAACAGTGGGAAACGTGACTCCCAGTGGCCTCGAACCTTAGCGATCAcctttaatatagaaacaacttCATTTGAGCCCGTAACAAGTCTCTCAAAATATACAGAATCTGTATGA